The genomic DNA CCGCCGACCATGCCGTAGGTGAGCATCGTGAACTCCGTGCTTTCGAGTGCGGATCTAGATCTCAGCGGGAATGACCCGAAACGCCTTTCTCCCATTCACGCGATAGACGCGAAAGTGCGCATCGAGCGTGAAGATCCTCTGCGTGCCGACCTCCTCGGCGAGAACGACGAGTGACGCGTCGCCCAGGTCCATCGGGAGATCGCGATACTTCTTCATGAGGTCGTACATCCTGTCCGAACAGTTCAGTCCGATCTCGTGGATCTGGAGGTCGCCCGTTCGCACAAGTTGCCAGAGCAGATCCTGCCCTCGCCAGCGGGAACCCGACCGAGAGAGCCGCTCGCCGACCATGTGCATCGCCTCGGTGAAGACCGGCCACGTTGTGACGAGCCCATCGCGGATGCGCTCAGTGGCCTGAGAACAGATCTTGTGGTCTCGGTCTCGCGAGTTGACGAGAGCAAGCAGCGGACCAGCATCGACAATGGTCACGGCTTGTTCCGCCGACGTTTACGGTCATGCGACCGAAGCAGTGACTTTGAGAACTCGCGCCCGCTGTTTCTCGCGTCTGTACCGTCAACGGCCACTGCGCCGATGAAGTAAGACAGGCGATCCTTGAGAGAGGTCTTGAGGATCTCGTCGCACTTCTCACGCGTCCCGGTTCGGATGATCTCCGAGGCGTGCAGCCCGCTGGTACGCGACGCCTCAGCGAGCAGACGCTCTGTATCCGCATCCAAACGAACGCTTCGCATGGCAGTGGCTCCGTAATACGCTCGCCTTACATCGTATCACGACTGCATGTGCCCCGCAACTTCACTCCTTCTCAAACGCCTTATCAAACGCCAACCCGCTCGGCGAAAAATCCATCCCCCGCACGAACTCCACCGCCTCGCTCGCCCCGTGCACGCGGTCCATCCCGCAGTCCTCCCACTCCACCGACAGCGGACCCGTGTACCGCGCGCGATTCAGAGCCCGCGTGATCTCCTCAAAGTCCACCTCGCCCCGTCCCGGCGACCGGAAATCCCACCCGCGCCGGTGATCGCCGAACGACAGATGCGACGCCAGGATCGACGTCTCCCCGTCCAGCGTCCGTATCGCATCCTTCACATGCACGTGATAGATCCGATCTTGGAACGCATCGATGAACTTCACCGGATCAATCCCCTGCCACACCAGGTGCGATGGATCAAAGTTGAAGCCGAACGCCGCCCGCCCCTTCACCGCTTCCACCGCCCGGCGCGCCGTGTGGATGTCGTACGCGATCTCCGTCGGGTGCACCTCCAGCCCGAACCGCACGCCCGCGCGATCAAACTCATCCAGGATCGGGTTCCACCGATCCGCAAAGTCCTTGAACCCCGCGTCGATCTCCGGCTGCCCCGTCGGCGGGAAAAAGTACAACTTGTGCCACACCGACGACCCCGTAAACCCGTTCACCACCTTCACGCCCAGCTTCGCGGCCGCGTGCGCCGTCTTCTTCATCTCCTCCGCCGCACGCTGACGCACACCCTCCGGCTTCCCATCCCCCCACACCCTCGGCGGCAGAATCAACTTGTGCCGCTCGTCGATCGGATCACACACGGCCTGCCCCACAAGGTGATTGCTGATCGCAAAGCACGTCAAACCGTGCTTCTCCAAAATGTCCCATCTCCCGCGGCAATACCCATCCTCCGACACCGCCCTCTCCACATCAAAGTGGTCCCCCCAGCACGCCAGCTCCAGCCCGTCATACCCCATCTCCGCCGCCAGCGCGGCCATCTCTTCCAGTTTCAGATCGGCCCACTGGCCGGTGAACAGCGTGACGGGTCGAGGCATCGAACGGCTCCTTAGTCAAGAACTGGGGGGAAGTGGGGGATGCCATGGTAGTGGATCACACCCCGCCTCGGGCAACACCCTTTGGTGGCACCGCTCTCCAGAGCGGTGTGGCTTTGTCCTCGTGCCCTGATGGCTCGGCTCAAGGCCGAATCTTTCGCTATCGATTCCTCACACACCCGAGATGGTGGGAAACCAGGGTGCTTTACGCGGCGCAAAGAGGTCTTTACACTCGGTCCCCACCAAAGCACCCCCCGGCGCACGGCAGCAAGGCCCGCCAGCGCAGAGCGAGACCCCAGCGAGACCTACCCGATGAACATCCCCCCGGCCCCCGGCTTCCCCCCACCCGCAGCCCAAGGCGCGATCGGCGCCCGCCTCTCCGTCATGATGTTCCTTCAGTTCTTTGTCTGGGGTGCCTGGTATGTCTCGCAGACGGGCTTCATGCTCGACAAGGGGATGGGAGGCCTGATTTCCTGGGCATACACCGTCGGACCGATCGCGGCAATCGTCTCGCCCTTCTTCCTCGGCATGATCGCCGACAAGTTCTTCCCGACGCAGCGAGTCCTCGCCGCGCTCCACGTTCTCGGTGGCGTCGTCATGCTGCTGGTGCCCCAGTCCGCCGCGGCCTTCGTCGATTCCAAGACCTCGGGAGCCGCCTACCTCCAGCCCTACATCCTGCTGCTCCTCCTTCACATGCTCTGCTACATGCCGACGCTCGGCCTCACAACAAGTCTTGCGCTCACGCACATGACCAAGCCCGAGCGCCAGTTCCCCATGATCCGCGTCTGGGGCACAATTGGCTGGATCGTCGGAAACATCGTCGTGGGCGGCAATCTGAAGACGTGGGGGCTTGATGTCGAGTGGATTGCCAGCGGCGACAAGTCGCCGATGCAGTTCTACGTCACCGGCGCCGCCGGCATCCTGCTCGGAATCTTCAGTCTCTCATTGCCCCACACACCGCCGCCGCTCAAGGGCACAAAGTCGTCCGTCCGCCAGATCCTCGGGCTCGATGCCTTGGCGCTCTTCGCCAAGCCGTCGTACCTCGTCTTCCTGATCGCGTCGTTCCTGCTCTGCATCCCGCTCGCGGGGTACTACAACCAGGCCCGCAACTTCGTTGAGGCCACGGGCTTCACCAACGCGACGATGACGATGTCGTACGGCCAGATGTCAGAGATCTTCTTCATGCTCATCATGCCGCTCTGCTTCGCCCGCCTCGGCGCAAAGTGGATGCTCGCCGTCGGCATGCTCGCGTGGGTCGTCCGCTATGGGCTGTTCGCCGGTGCGTGGGGCGGCGCGGGCTCCGACGACGTTAAGTGGATGGTCCTCGGCGGCATCCTCCTCCACGGCATCTGCTACGACTTCTTCTTTGTGACCGGAATGGTCTTCGTCGAGAAGTCGGCGCCGCCACACATCCGAGGCCAGGCCCAAGGATTTCTCGTCCTTCTCACGCAGGGCCTCGGCATGCTGATCGGTGCGCAGGCGTTCGGCTGGCTCGTGAACAAGCACACGTCGGTCGTCGGACAGGGCACGCCCGAGCAAGCAACCATTGTCGCATGGGACAAGATCTGGATGGCGCCATGCATCATGGCCGCCGTAATTCTCGTGGCCTTTGTTGTGCTCTTCCGTCCGTCGAAAGCGACAACCACAGAGCACGCGTAGCTGCCGGACCTCACCGCATAAGTCGCTCAATCATCTCCCGCGCCCCCACAATGTCCTTCACGCGCTGATCGCCCCCCTCGCGCTCGATCACCAGATCGATCGTCCGCGCCCTTCCCGAAGCATCGGTCAGCCCGCGCACGATCTCGACAAACGCGGCCCAGTCCACCGCCCCCGTGCCCCCCGCGACCTCCTCGCCCCACGTCCCAGGCACCTTCGTCGGCTTCGCATCCTTGATGTGAACCTGCCGGATCCACGGCTCAAGGGCCTTCATTGCCGCGATCGGCTCACCCTTCCCATACAGGATCATGTTCGCCGGGTCAAAGTTCACACCCAGGTCCGGCCGGTTGATCTCTTCAAGCACGCCGATCAGCGTCTGCGCTGTCTCCTGCCCCGTCTCGAGCGCGACCTCGGCGCCCACCGCCGCGAAGCAATCCGCAATCGCATTGATCCGGTCAACCAGCACCCGCCGCTCCGGGTCGTTCGTCGACCCCGGCAGATACCCCGCGTGGAACGTCACCAGTTTCAGCCCCAGCCGCTTCGCGATCGCGGCATTCTCTCTCGCGGCAATCAGATTGTCCGCCCACGTCGAATCCAGACGCACACCCCCCGTGTGCTCGATCGTCTCCAGCGAGGTGTAATCCTCGCCCTTACACGCCATCATCCCGGAGACAACCCCGACCCCGGCCTCCGACAGCGCCGCAAGCGTCTCCTCAAGTCCCCAGTTGGCGGCTTGTACCCCATCTGGTCCATGAATCTCGCCCCCTCGACGCAGGGGGTCCAGCGCAAGCTGAACGTGCGAGATCCCGCACGACGTGGCGAGCATTGCGAGTTCCGCGCCGGACTTGGCCCGCAGGGACCACGAACACACTGCGACTCTTCCAATCATCGGGGCCTCCGCGCCATCGTCTGCTGTCGAATAGGGGTGGTCTTCATCGGCAATCCGTCACGGAATCGGCCAAGCCACTTGCAGCGTTCTCTATCTGCTGTATGCTGATAGGGCAGCGGGATCCTGACGGATTCCGCACTTTTCACGTCAATGCGAGCACCCACGGCTCGCAGCGTGGTATACGGCTAGGGACGAAGGAGTGATCATGCGCGGCTCGAACTCTCATCTCAACGGTGCCGGCAATACCCGGCGCGACTTTCTCGTCAAGACCGCTGCTCTCGCGGGTGCGGGCGCGCTGCTCGCAGGTGCCGCGAAGAAGCCATCTGTCTACGCCCCGTCATCCTCGATCAAGGCCGCCAAGCGCGTCCCCGTTCCCGACGGCCAGCCGATCCGCCTCGGCGTGATCGGCACGGGCGGCATGGGCACCGGCCACTGCGATGCGATCATCAAACTCTCAAAGGACGGACGCACCAACGTTCAGATCGTCGCCGTCTGCGATGTCTGCGACTCGCACATGGCCAGAGCCAAGAAGCTCTGCGAAGAGAAGCAGCCGGGCGTCAAGGTCGATACCTACCGCAAGCACGAGGATCTCCTCGCCCGAGAGGACATCCACGCAGTGCTCATCGCAAGCCCCGAGCACTGGCACGCGCAGCACGCCATCGACGCCATCACCGCAGGCAAAGACGTCTACCTCGAAAAGCCCATGACACTCCGCCTCGATGAGGCGCTCGCCCTCCGCGAATACTCCCTCAAGCACCCCGACGTCATCCTCCAGATCGGCACGCAGATGATGCAGCTCCCGCGCTACCACGAAGCCAGGAAGCTCATCCGCTCCGGCGAGATCGGACACCCCACCCTCGCGCAGACCAGCTACTGCCGCTCCTCCAAGGACGGCGAGTGGAACTACTACGGCATCGACAAGAACTGGAAGCCCGGCGAAAATCTCGACTGGGACCGCTGGTGCGGCCCGCTCGGCTCACGCGAGTGGGATCCCAAGATCTTCGCACGCTGGCGCCGCTACCGCGACTTCTCCACAGGCATCATCGGCGACCTCCTCGTCCACGTCGTCACGCCCCTCCTCCTCGCGCTCGACTCCCCGTGGCCCACACGCGTCGTCGCAAGTGGATCACACATCATCGACAAGGCCATGGAGAACCACGATCTCACCAATCTCGTCATCACCATGGAGAACGGCACACAGATGATCGTCGCCGGCTCCACCTGCAACGAGGTCGGACTCGAAACCATGATCCGCGGCTACAAAGCCAACCTCTACCTCGGCAGCGTCAACTGCCAGGTCCGCCCGGAGCGACTCTTCGTCGATGAGGTCGAGGGCAGAACGATCGAATGCGAGAACATCGGCAACGACCAGGATGTCCATCGCGTCGCCTTCTTCGACTGTGTCCGCACCAGGAACGAGCCCCCCGCGGGCGTCGATCTCTCAACCAAGGTGATGGTCATCGTTGACCTCGCCACCCGTTCCATGTGGGAGGGCAAGGCCTTCTCGTTCGATCCCAAGACGATGACGGCCTCGCCGGCGTGATGGTGACATGATCCACAGGGCGGCGTGCTTCGCGATGGGGACTCGTTTCGAGCTCGTGCTCGACGACGATGATCCCTCGCGCCTCGGGCCGATCGCAGACCACGTCCTCGAAGAGATCACCCACTGGCACAACCGGCTCTCCCTCTTCAGGCGAGACTCATTTCTTTCCTATATCAACGCTAACGCATTGAACGCCGCGATCCCTCTCGAACCGGAACTCTTCGAACTCTTCTCGATCTGCCGCGAGGTGCACCGCAATTCAGACGGTGCCTTCGATCCCGCCATCGCCCCGCTCATGACAGCCCTCGGGCTGCACGACGGCGCAATACTCCCGGCCGACGACCAATCCGGCGATCACGCAACCCACGGTGATCCCGCGTGGGGCCAGTCGCTCGGGCCACGCGGCATGGCCGCCGTCGAACTCGACTGCGACCGCCGCACAATCAGGTTCCACTCCCCCGGCGTCGTCCTCGACCTCGGAGCCATCGCCAAGGGCTTCGCCATCGACATGGCCGCGTCACATCTGCGAGAGTTCGGTATCGAGCGAGCCCTCGTCCACGGCGGAACCAGCAGCATCGTCGCCATCGGCTCCCCCCCGGAAGCCGATGGGTGGCGCATCGCCATGGGATCAGATGCAGACTCGCCCGTCATCACGCTCTGTGATGGTGCCCTCTCCTTCTCGTCCCCGTCAGGACGCTCCGTCGAAACACCCGACGGATCACGCCGCACCACCCACATCATCGATCCACGCGTCGGCGCGCCCGCCGATCAGGGCGTCTTCGCCGCCGCCGTTGCGTCGGCGCTCACGGGCAACGCGGTCGATCCCTGGCCCGCGGCACGCTGCGAGGCGTGGTCCACCGCTCTCGTCGTCCTCGGCTCACGCCCCGAGAGCATGCCCGAAACCCTCACGAGCGCGATGGCACGCGGCTCCAATCCCCCTCGCCAATGGTCGATTGTCGGACCTCACCGTCCGTACATTACACACACAATTCCGCCGGGCCCCTCGGTCTCACAGGGCTCGCGCTGCTAGGAGCGTTCGATGTTGGGAACCGACTTTGCACATCTCTCCGGCGGCTCGCCCTCCAACGGCCGTCGCCAGTTCATCAAGACCGCCGGAGCAACCGGCGTCGCCATCCTCGCCCTCACCCCCGAGTGGTCGTTCGCTCGAGGGCTCGCGGCCGACCCGATCAACGTCGCCGTCATCGGCGCGGGCCGCCACGCCCGGGCGATCCTCGACGAGCTCTCCAAGTTCGAGAACGCAAAGGTCACCGCGATCTGCGACATCGTCCCCTCGCGCCTCTCCGCCGCGCTCCGCCGCGTGCAGGGCGCAACCGGCTACGCCGATCACAAAGACCTCCTCGCCAAGGCGACCGATGTCACCGTCGTCTTCGTCGTCACGCCGACACACACGCACAAAGAGATCTCGCTCGACGCCATCGCAGCAGGGAAGCACGTCTTCATCGAAGCACCCATGGCCCACACGATCGAGGACTGCGCCGAGATCGCGCGGGCCGCACGCTCCTCGAGCAAGGTCGTCCACGTCGGCCTCTACGCCAGGTCAAACCCCATCTACAAACTCGCCAGGACCTTCTTCCGCTCAGACTCGGTCCGCGACCTCGTGACCATGCGCGCCCAGAGCAACCGCAAGAACGAATGGCGCGTCCCCGTCAGCGATCCCAAAGACGATCGCGCCCTCAACTGGCGCCTCGACCCCGAGGTCTCCATCGGGCTCCCCGGCGAGTTCGGCTGCCATCAGGTCGATGTCTTCAACTGGTATCTCGGCAAGTATCCGGTCTCCGTCTCCGGCACCGGCTCCATCCGACTCCACAAGGATGGACGCAAGGTCCCCGACACCACACACGCGACATTCCTCTTCGAAGACGGTGCGCGGCTGGACTGGTCCGCAACCCTCGCAAACTCATACGAGGGCCAGTACGAGGTCCTCTACGGCACAAACGCCGCCATCAAACTCGCCTGGACCGCCGCGTGGATGTTCAAAGAAGCCGACGCCCCCACCCAGGGGTGGGAGGTCTACGCCAATCGCCAGCGCTTCCACAACGACGAGGGCATCACCCTCATCGCCGATGCCACCAAACTCGCCTCACAGGGCAAACTGAAAGAAGGCGTCGGACTCCCCAACCCGCCCGTCTACTACGCAATCGGCGACTTCATCGACGCCATCGCCAACGCAAAGCCCGCCGTCGTCTCCGCCGATGAAGGCCTCCGCGCAACCGCCATCTCAATCCTCGCAAACAAGGCGGTCCTCGACGGCTCTCGCATCGACATCTCGCCCGATTCTCTCAAAGTCTGATCCCGATCGCCGGCACGCCCACCACCTCCGCACCCGAGCGTCATTCCAGCCGCTCGCTCTGCAAGCAGGAAACACCGCTCCATGCAGTTCAGGCACCTTCCATTCATGGCGCGGCTCGGCCTCACGATGCTCATGCTCGTGCTGGTCGGCGGGCTCGCCGCTTCCGCCACGCATCTCATCTGGCACCACGAGAACCGCGACGATCAGAAGGGCGTCTCCTACGACGACATCGCCGGCGCATACCACGGCGTCACCGCCGACGCCCCGCTCATGAGGGCCATGAAGGCCAATCACCCCCCCGAACTCCCCCAACAGGCCCGCAAGGTCCTCACAGATTGGCTCATCTCCGGGCGCATCAGCGAAGACTTCGACAACATCGACCTCGGCGACAACGCCCCCGATGCCATCATCGCCACCAACTGCATCTCCTGCCACAACCGAAACTCGGCCGACCCAGATGCCAGAAAGATCCCCCTCGAGTTCTTCGACGACGTGCGCCGTCTCGCCTTCGCCAAAAACATCAAGCCCACAGACATCAAGATCCTCGCCGCATCGACCCACACCCACGCCCTTGCCCTCGGCACGCTCTCGCTCGTCCTCGGCGTCTTCATGCTCGGGTCACGCTTCAGCAAGGGGCTCGGCTCCCTCCTGATCGG from Phycisphaeraceae bacterium includes the following:
- a CDS encoding PIN domain-containing protein — encoded protein: MTIVDAGPLLALVNSRDRDHKICSQATERIRDGLVTTWPVFTEAMHMVGERLSRSGSRWRGQDLLWQLVRTGDLQIHEIGLNCSDRMYDLMKKYRDLPMDLGDASLVVLAEEVGTQRIFTLDAHFRVYRVNGRKAFRVIPAEI
- a CDS encoding sugar phosphate isomerase/epimerase, producing the protein MPRPVTLFTGQWADLKLEEMAALAAEMGYDGLELACWGDHFDVERAVSEDGYCRGRWDILEKHGLTCFAISNHLVGQAVCDPIDERHKLILPPRVWGDGKPEGVRQRAAEEMKKTAHAAAKLGVKVVNGFTGSSVWHKLYFFPPTGQPEIDAGFKDFADRWNPILDEFDRAGVRFGLEVHPTEIAYDIHTARRAVEAVKGRAAFGFNFDPSHLVWQGIDPVKFIDAFQDRIYHVHVKDAIRTLDGETSILASHLSFGDHRRGWDFRSPGRGEVDFEEITRALNRARYTGPLSVEWEDCGMDRVHGASEAVEFVRGMDFSPSGLAFDKAFEKE
- a CDS encoding MFS transporter, with the protein product MNIPPAPGFPPPAAQGAIGARLSVMMFLQFFVWGAWYVSQTGFMLDKGMGGLISWAYTVGPIAAIVSPFFLGMIADKFFPTQRVLAALHVLGGVVMLLVPQSAAAFVDSKTSGAAYLQPYILLLLLHMLCYMPTLGLTTSLALTHMTKPERQFPMIRVWGTIGWIVGNIVVGGNLKTWGLDVEWIASGDKSPMQFYVTGAAGILLGIFSLSLPHTPPPLKGTKSSVRQILGLDALALFAKPSYLVFLIASFLLCIPLAGYYNQARNFVEATGFTNATMTMSYGQMSEIFFMLIMPLCFARLGAKWMLAVGMLAWVVRYGLFAGAWGGAGSDDVKWMVLGGILLHGICYDFFFVTGMVFVEKSAPPHIRGQAQGFLVLLTQGLGMLIGAQAFGWLVNKHTSVVGQGTPEQATIVAWDKIWMAPCIMAAVILVAFVVLFRPSKATTTEHA
- a CDS encoding sugar phosphate isomerase/epimerase, translating into MIGRVAVCSWSLRAKSGAELAMLATSCGISHVQLALDPLRRGGEIHGPDGVQAANWGLEETLAALSEAGVGVVSGMMACKGEDYTSLETIEHTGGVRLDSTWADNLIAARENAAIAKRLGLKLVTFHAGYLPGSTNDPERRVLVDRINAIADCFAAVGAEVALETGQETAQTLIGVLEEINRPDLGVNFDPANMILYGKGEPIAAMKALEPWIRQVHIKDAKPTKVPGTWGEEVAGGTGAVDWAAFVEIVRGLTDASGRARTIDLVIEREGGDQRVKDIVGAREMIERLMR
- a CDS encoding Gfo/Idh/MocA family oxidoreductase, coding for MRGSNSHLNGAGNTRRDFLVKTAALAGAGALLAGAAKKPSVYAPSSSIKAAKRVPVPDGQPIRLGVIGTGGMGTGHCDAIIKLSKDGRTNVQIVAVCDVCDSHMARAKKLCEEKQPGVKVDTYRKHEDLLAREDIHAVLIASPEHWHAQHAIDAITAGKDVYLEKPMTLRLDEALALREYSLKHPDVILQIGTQMMQLPRYHEARKLIRSGEIGHPTLAQTSYCRSSKDGEWNYYGIDKNWKPGENLDWDRWCGPLGSREWDPKIFARWRRYRDFSTGIIGDLLVHVVTPLLLALDSPWPTRVVASGSHIIDKAMENHDLTNLVITMENGTQMIVAGSTCNEVGLETMIRGYKANLYLGSVNCQVRPERLFVDEVEGRTIECENIGNDQDVHRVAFFDCVRTRNEPPAGVDLSTKVMVIVDLATRSMWEGKAFSFDPKTMTASPA
- a CDS encoding FAD:protein FMN transferase gives rise to the protein MIHRAACFAMGTRFELVLDDDDPSRLGPIADHVLEEITHWHNRLSLFRRDSFLSYINANALNAAIPLEPELFELFSICREVHRNSDGAFDPAIAPLMTALGLHDGAILPADDQSGDHATHGDPAWGQSLGPRGMAAVELDCDRRTIRFHSPGVVLDLGAIAKGFAIDMAASHLREFGIERALVHGGTSSIVAIGSPPEADGWRIAMGSDADSPVITLCDGALSFSSPSGRSVETPDGSRRTTHIIDPRVGAPADQGVFAAAVASALTGNAVDPWPAARCEAWSTALVVLGSRPESMPETLTSAMARGSNPPRQWSIVGPHRPYITHTIPPGPSVSQGSRC
- a CDS encoding Gfo/Idh/MocA family oxidoreductase; protein product: MLGTDFAHLSGGSPSNGRRQFIKTAGATGVAILALTPEWSFARGLAADPINVAVIGAGRHARAILDELSKFENAKVTAICDIVPSRLSAALRRVQGATGYADHKDLLAKATDVTVVFVVTPTHTHKEISLDAIAAGKHVFIEAPMAHTIEDCAEIARAARSSSKVVHVGLYARSNPIYKLARTFFRSDSVRDLVTMRAQSNRKNEWRVPVSDPKDDRALNWRLDPEVSIGLPGEFGCHQVDVFNWYLGKYPVSVSGTGSIRLHKDGRKVPDTTHATFLFEDGARLDWSATLANSYEGQYEVLYGTNAAIKLAWTAAWMFKEADAPTQGWEVYANRQRFHNDEGITLIADATKLASQGKLKEGVGLPNPPVYYAIGDFIDAIANAKPAVVSADEGLRATAISILANKAVLDGSRIDISPDSLKV